The Dioscorea cayenensis subsp. rotundata cultivar TDr96_F1 chromosome 19, TDr96_F1_v2_PseudoChromosome.rev07_lg8_w22 25.fasta, whole genome shotgun sequence genome includes a window with the following:
- the LOC120249283 gene encoding uncharacterized protein LOC120249283, translated as MGWNSSLMDGTLVHLGEFSLTMEFVAKKGNLRWRCTTLTDVYGVGGIPWVICGDLNAIFNLEDKPSGNYNWEDISKANTFLQDLALQEPPPVGRRFTWTNNQEEPIWVKLDRFLINNEWLTHFPRVVQMSLPRLGSDHVPLRLEVGNHISRPRLFRYEWVWSTVEGFQELVQHWWSVNNFRGCGAYIISKKIAGIRAHLLQWAKFDFGSIKLKKLALMQELETLDTTKETRGLILGEIQKENDLLLQLEVIRKQEEVYWKQRSRLQWLKEGDENTKFFHAVANGRRNRNFIPGLNQGGALIVDPWEIGKMFATHFNQQFGSRRSFRLRVDFQKLFQLKNQWILLCWRIRSR; from the exons ATGGGTTGGAATAGTTCTTTGATGGATGGGACTCTGGTTCATCTTGGTGAATTCAGCTTGACGATGGAATTTGTGGCAAAGAAGGGCAATCTCAGGTGGAGATGTACAACG TTGACGGATGTCTATGGTGTTGGGGGGATTCCATGGGTAATATGCGGGGACTTGAATGCCATATTCAACTTGGAGGATAAACCTTCTGGTAATTACAACTGGGAAGATATCAGCAAAGCCAACACCTTTTTGCAGGATCTGGCGTTGCAAGAACCCCCTCCTGTGGGAAGAAGATTCACTTGGACCAATAATCAAGAGGAACCCATTTGGGTGAAACTTGATCGTTTCCTGATCAATAATGAGTGGCTCACTCATTTTCCTAGAGTGGTACAAATGTCCCTGCCTAGACTGGGATCGGATCATGTGCCTTTAAGACTGGAGGTGGGTAACCATATTTCCAGGCCACGGCTCTTTCGTTATGAATGGGTCTGGTCTACGGTAGAGGGATTTCAAGAGTTGGTGCAGCACTGGTGGTCGGTGAACAACTTCAGGGGTTGCGGTGCCTACattatttcaaagaaaattgcAGGGATCAGGGCTCACTTACTTCAGTGGGCAAAATTTGACTTTGGGTCGATCAAGTTAAAAAAACTAGCCTTGATGCAGGAATTGGAGACTCTGGATACTACTAAGGAAACTAGAGGCCTTATTCTGGGGGAAATTCAGAAGGAGAATGATCTGCTCTTGCAATTAGAGGTTATCCGTAAGCAAGAGGAGGTTTACTGGAAACAAAGGTCAAGGTTACAATGGCTCAAAGAGGGAGacgaaaatacaaaattttttcatgCGGTTGCAAATGGGAGGAGGAATCGCAACTTTATTCCTGGACTGAATCAGGGAGGTGCCTTGATTGTAGATCCCTGGGAAATTGGCAAGATGTTCGCTACTCATTTTAATCAACAATTTGGCAGTAGGAGATCTTTCAGGCTTAGGGTGGATTTCCAGAAGCTTTTTCAGTTAAAAAACCAGTGGATCTTACTATGTTGGAGAATCCGTTCTCGGTAG
- the LOC120249595 gene encoding probable methionine--tRNA ligase, translated as MSAAMEAGSAISNRNRAIVSALCKRLSIDPKSISTDSIGGYDLMSLYSNILKLSASGVHLDNQTEIMKWVKFASDFPCEANAYRATLKQLNEDLNQRAVLLGDGLKPSEADIIVFSAVHSILTHLTNAEVQEFPNLMRWMDYIQNKVDFGGAFETVVVNKPAFELFFSKKLKADSELPSNKASRDLRNADKPEQNINANKGTAEKNVAANVKATETPKNSKSTEEKKKSSEKDSAEKDTEASISILNIQVGIIRKAWKHPSADSLLVEEIDLGEGNLRQVVSGLAKYCSPEQLTNRRVVLISNVKPGKLRDVMSAGLVLCASNQDHTVVEPIVPPEGAAIGERIIVAGHDGKPEDVLNPKKKQLEKITPLMFTDDKGVATYKGIPFMTSAGPCSSSIPNASIK; from the exons ATGTCGGCGGCGATGGAGGCCGGAAGCGCCATCTCCAATCGAAATAGGGCCATAGTTTCCGCTCTTTGTAAACGCCTCTCCATCGATCCC AAGAGTATTTCAACCGATAGTATTGGGGGATATGACCTTATGAgcttatattcaaatattttgaaattatcaGCTAGCGGGGTTCACTTAGATAACCAAACTGAG ATTATGAAGTGGGTCAAATTTGCAAGTGACTTTCCTTGTGAAGCCAATGCTTATCGTGCAACACTTAAGCAGCTGAATGAAGACCTAAATCAAAGGGCTGTTCTTTTGGGTGATGGGCTCAAACCTTCCGAGGctgatattattgttttttcagCAGTGCATTCAATTTTG ACTCATCTTACTAATGCTGAAGTGCAAGAATTTCCTAACTTGATGAGGTGGATGGACTATATCCAG AATAAAGTGGACTTTGGTGGAGCATTTGAGACAGTTGTTGTCAACAAGCCTGCTTTTGAACTTTTT ttctcaaaaaaattaaaggcaGATAGTGAGTTGCCTTCAAACAAAGCTTCTCGAGATCTGAGGAACGCAGACAAACCTGAACAAAACATAAATGCGAATAAGGGAACTGCAGAG AAAAATGTTGCTGCCAATGTAAAAGCTACTGAAACCCCAAAAAATAGTAAATCAACTgaggagaaaaagaaatcatcaGAAAAAGATTCTGCTGAAAAGGACACAGAGGCTAGTATCTCCATTCTTAACATACAGGTTGGTATCATTCGCAAGGCATGGAAGCATCCATCTGCGGACAG TTTATTGGTTGAGGAGATTGACTTGGGTGAAGGCAACTTGCGACAAGTTGTTAGCGGTCTTGCAAAGTATTGTAGCCCTGAGCAACTCACT AATCGTCGTGTTGTGCTGATTTCAAATGTAAAGCCAGGAAAACTTCGAGATGTGATGTCTGCTGGCTTG GTCTTATGTGCTTCCAATCAAGACCACACAGTTGTTGAGCCAATAGTACCTCCAGAAGGTGCAGCTATTGGAGAGCGCATAATAGTTGCAGG TCATGATGGGAAGCCTGAGGATGTTTTAAATCCAAAGAAGAAGCAGCTGGAGAAGATAACTCCG CTTATGTTCACGGACGACAAGGGTGTTGCAACATACAAGGGAATACCCTTTATGACATCTGCAGGGCCATGCTCATCTTCCATTCCCAATGCAAGTATCAAATGA
- the LOC120283413 gene encoding probable WRKY transcription factor 70 → MRSLEKENSVIEELMKGEEKVNMLVSFFPDEKAKELLREVRSSIMKAISVFNESSEVSEVCQESDRRSESTGRKRKGVTVKEGKGGSRRRMSSFPSRKVVAKTAEDGFSWRKYGQKEIFGSSSPRSYFRCTHKHDRNCQATRQVQKSEEDPSMYVITYMGEHTCKDPINATSQLLASAPHHASSCLISFASGNNGENIELPFGPFSSLKQENDEEVLSNMTSGSSPPPEFTTFEQMLPEMTPEETSGFDCSNSDCLDLGMIQGFFDFDSIINQEAMFPN, encoded by the exons atGAGGTCTCTTGAGAAGGAAAACTCAGTGATTGAAGAGCTGATGAAAGGAGAAGAGAAAGTGAACATGCTAGTGAGTTTTTTTCCTGATGAAAAGGCAAAGGAGTTGCTCAGGGAGGTGAGGAGCTCTATCATGAAAGCTATCAGTGTTTTTAATGAATCCAGTGAGGTGTCAGAGGTTTGCCAAGAGTCTGATCGGAGAAGTGAGAGCACTGGCAGGAAAAGGAAAGGGGTGACTGTGAAGGAAGGGAAAGGTGGTAGCCGGAGAAG GATGAGCTCTTTCCCTTCCAGAAAGGTTGTTGCCAAGACTGCTGAAGATGGTTTTTCTTGGAGGAAGTATGGCCAGAAAGAGATCTTTGGTTCCTCATCcccaag GAGCTACTTCAGATGCACACACAAGCATGATAGGAATTGTCAAGCAACAAGACAAGTTCAGAAATCTGAGGAAGATCCATCTATGTATGTTATCACTTACATGGGAGAACACACTTGCAAAGATCCAATTAATGCTACTTCTCAACTCCTTGCAAGTGCTCCTCATCATGCTTCTTCTTGCTTGATTAGTTTCGCCTCCGGTAACAACGGCGAGAACATCGAATTGCCTTTCGGTCCTTTCTCCTCATTGAAACAAGAAAACGATGAAGAAGTCTTAAGTAACATGACTTCCGGGAGTTCACCACCGCCGGAGTTTACAACATTTGAACAGATGTTGCCGGAGATGACACCGGAGGAGACTTCTGGTTTTGATTGTTCTAATTCAGATTGTCTAGACTTGGGGATGATTCAAGGCttttttgattttgatagtATAATTAATCAAGAAGCAATGTTTCCCAATTAA